The Coccidioides posadasii str. Silveira chromosome 2, complete sequence genomic interval CTGATTGCATGATGTGCAAAAACAACTCACCCTCAGGGCAGGATGGGACTCCTTGAATGACATCAGGGTGGGCTTTTGGTGTTGTTCCCTGGGTGCCATCACAGCTCCTTGCGTGCACTGGTCCAGTAAGACCCAGTGTAAAGGCTGCAGCTACTGAAATTTGCCAGATATGCATGGTCGTTGTCAAAAAGCAATAGATGTTTGAAGATCATGGATAGACAaaggtcaaacttgaatTCCAGCAACATGACTAGGaaagggagagggagaggcTTTTAACAAGGTATGCAACAATGCAAAATTGCTTATGATAGCTCTCCGCCGGTCCACCAGGTCATTGGATCTGCAACTCTGGCGATCTGTCTCTCAGTTAGCCGCTATCCACTCCATATCTGCTCGGATTTGGTTGATTACCAGGAGTAGAACAAAAAGCATACTAACACTCAGATCAGTTTTGAGTGACCAATATAGAAGTGTCAAGTCCGCGGAACAATCTGGTCATGCGAACCAGCTGAAATGATTGCGGCTTGGAGGATCACGGTAAGCTGCAGATGCCAGGAGTCATGAACAACAGTAGTTGGCAGTGCATCAACATTGAATTCGTCTTCTCCTGACGAGTCAACAGCAATACCGCTGTCAGCACTCACCCATCATCAGCCAGCctgaagaagatctttaTGGACTTGCCATTGTAATATTGCAGGGCCTATCATGGTTTGGTCAGGTAGCCTGGTGTGTACTGTGCATGCAGCAGCCAAAGGATCTGCTGTGTTGTGTGACCAGGGACTGCAGGGATGAAAAAGTGTGTCATGGTGTTGGAGACTATTTTGGTTGATCTTTGTTTGACCTGTTAGAGTTAACTAGCaagctagttagttagttaaccaGTGTGGATAAGCAGCTCCATCGAAACAGGATAGTCATTTCTCTAACCTGTGTGAGTGTGGAGTGCCTTTGTACATAGTTATGATCAATCTTGCACAGTTAACTAGTAGGATCACAAGCAAACCTTCTTTGCATTTACAGACTCCATACAACATTTCATTTCATGGTGACATTCTTTTGGAAGGCCTACAGAGTCCACACTTGTAAAGCATCCACAGAAGCTCAAGAACACTCAAAGCAACTCAATTCAAGTGCTCTAGCTTACTCCCAGGATGCAAGCACATATTCCTCGCACTTAGTTATAGCAAGACGAgaccaccaaaaaaaaaaaggtgtaTATATAATGTTAATCATAGTAATACCCACTATCCACACCCCATTGGATCAAGGAAGGGCTAAACCGACAAACCGCCTGCTTGAGAATATAGTTACATTGTTGGCCTTGGCTTGATGCCAGGGAGACGAGCGTTATACTCATTCCGCGGGCCGATTTTAACATGACAACCTCACAGTTGCTACAAACCGGATAATCTACCTTACAAGCTGGTTGTGAGAGGAAAATGGACCTAGTTATGTAACTACTGGGTATTGACATCTTTCGCTGAATCAAAATATTTCCTGAAATCCTTCCAAAACCAGATATTCATCCCAATCTTCCTCCCAGACTTAACTGGCATCCCCGCATGCAGGGTTTCATCGTAGCCGGTTCCGTTGTCTCGAGTATTGAGCCAAAACACAGCAGCACCGGCGATGGGCTTGAAGATGGTCCCCGGTTCGGTCGATTCGCAGTCAATGTACTGGCACCAGTTTGGATCCGTGGGACGGGGGATGCGAGGGAAGTGAGTCCCACCACCAGTACAATCGCCCTCCAGAAACACATTAAAGGTGGAGCGCCGGTTCCTGCGGTTCGGGGGGGCGGCGAACTGGTCGTAGTGGTAGGTGAAGAATCCATCCACGTGGTAGCGCTGGACACTAATCGGCTCTACTTCAAGTCCGGAATCTAGCTGCTGAAGCCGCCGTGCTCGCTGCTCGATGCATTGAAGCACTTCATCGCGCGGAGGCCATGCATTTTCGGACTTGCGATGCCCGGAATCAACGTCGGTAACGCCATTTCGGTAGACGGATGCGGGAGTAAAACTATCCTTGCTGTTTCCATGGGTGGGTTAATATGCAGCTAACGGAGAGGTTCAAGTCTCATGCGCACGCACAAAGAACAATAAATCATACGTACGTAACTTCGATCAGATGTGAGATCTCCTCAGGTGTCACGAAATTGGGGATATACACAATCTGGGGCTCTGGGTGGAGGATGTAATACTCCAGCTGAGAGTGATCCGGGCAGACGATGGACTCGTTCACTTCGATAAGGCTCATAAGTTCCAGCCCATCTGGGAGACCTTTGTCTGCCTTGAAACTCGTCTGGATGACCGGAGGCAGCGGTAACCCCTGGAGGTTCAATGCCACGGGTTGACCAGATATCGACACCGCCGTCATGCGGATGCTATCGGTGCTGGATTCAAACTGAACAGACAGTGGTACTGTGGCCTGAAATGTCTGAACATTACCCAATGTCCCGGACATGATGGCAACAATAAAACGTATAGGGGCTTAGTGACGGGGTGCGGGGCTGATATGCGAATATTTTGTTGAATGTCCGACAACCGTTATAGCACTAACAGTATGCACACGTCTCTCTCGCGGCCGAAGGAGACGAGCGGTCAACCTCCGTCGAACGAGGGATCAATCACACTGGGAATCTAGGAGCAGCGAAATGTGGAAATCCTTGTTCAATTCTTGGCCGCTAAGCCCAAGCCAATAAGTAGAAGCTCCAGGTATACAGTTCGAGTGTGCTGAGATTCAGCGTAACTCTTCGAGCACTCCTGCAAAAGATCCGCTTCGCCAGCTCACACCAGCTTGTTCGTTTCCCCCCGGCGGGACGCGTCTTGGTGCAATTCTCCGCTCAGCCAGCCTTTCTTTGGTTCCGGGCTccgcagcagcaacagcagccaGCCACTCTGGATTATATGTAGCCCAAATCATCACATGCGAAGTTAACTTGAAAGAATATTTGTCTAGGACAAAAGCAATACCAGGAAATGGGCCAGAGCTGTTCGACAGGTTGAACCCTGGGCGCGACCGTTGACAAAACAAGCAGATTTCCATCCCAACCACATTTGCTGCTGGTGGGATTTTGATCTCGACGTGGCAAGtttggaaaaaaacaaactGTCAACGGAGAACTTTGTCCCAAAGTCCGGAGGTGTATCAAGCGAACCACCTGGGTGGCGGGCCTGTTCGTGAAAACGCTATTGATGCAGGATCGGCAACGGGACGGACCGGCATAGTGAATCCGGATCGGCTACCAGACCCGCAGGGACAAACCGGAACGATCCGAATCCCCAAGCATTGGGGACAACACCAATCACAGTCAAGGGCAGGTCGCAAGGGATTAGCATTGAGTTTGTGTTTTCACCACAGAGCACCGGCCACCAGCGCATATCTACCAAGGATTTGAGGAAGCGGAATTAGTCACTTGCAGCCAAGGTGATTTTCAAGTGGTTGGATGTTATTCAACATGCGCAAAGTTGTGGATGAATACCTCCAGAGTACTGTACCCCGTACAGAGCACATTTTTCTTTAAGCATGGAGttaattattagttagatAAGGAAGAAGAGCTTGGAGTCGATGCATCATATCCTCCCTTTCACAACTCAAAATACATGCCCCACCACCCGCACAGTAAAGCCTTTATTTCACAATGTCTATCACTCTGGAAATGCtcgctttctctttctctcacAAGTAATCACCGATGCACTTCTCTCAATTTGACCGAACCGATATTGCCCCGCAATAAAACTAGGCGCAAACACCTGCAACCCATGGCCCTGGCACACCGTTGCAGGTAGGGTTAAAGCAGCCGTAGTGAGATCCATCCGCCTTGAACACAGCGATCGAGCCCGCTTGCCTATTGGTGCATGTCTGTTGTGCCACTTGCTGCGGGTCTGGtggtgggatgggacatcgAGGATCGGATTGTCCCCACATCAAGAAAGGTATCGTCCAACATCTGCCGCTGCCTGGATCATACTTCCACTTGACCGAGAAGAGGAAAGCAGAGGACTGGCCAATAAAGGCAGCCAGAAGAAGTGATGTGATAGTGAAAATATGCATCTCGAGTACGCAGTGCAATGCGTGATGATTGGGAGCTGGCTTAAATGAACTGGTGAGTCCATAGGCTGACCTCACTATCACTGTGAAAGAAGAACTTACATTGAAGGATGCCGTAGGATGAAGAGGGCAAAACACGGGGGACAGTGAGGACGAGCAGCGGGGAACAACTGGGCAAAAGGACACAGGGGCCGAACCATCATTTTATAGCTTGCCATACGGAACAGGATTCAAAATCCTGCTAGAGGTTCCACTTTCCTCTTGTTTACTCAAAGTCCCAATCCAGCCTGTTACAGAAATGTCTGCATGCATGTCCCTGGTCAACAGCCACAGCCCCCTAGCAAACTGAATCCAATGACTCGATGTAGCAGATTCAAAGCCCACAAGCTGATTCCACAGCTATTGTGATCAATCCCTCCCAATGCATATTTGTGGCGAGCTGAAGAAGGGCTGTCCATGCAAGGGATGATCGGACCTCAGATATGGTCGCACATCACTGTCACCCTGCACTTGTCACCTGCATCAACATATGCGCCTCCGAGGTTCCGAGGAAAAGCGATGAGAAGAAGAGGTAAAATTAAGAGCTCCACAAGTAGCgggaagggaaagaaaaagaaaagggaaaaaaaaggaaaaaataagGCAAATCTAAACCATCCATCTCGAATTGTGCATCTGCAAGCTGAAATGCTTCGTTCACGGAGACCAATGCTCCGGAACCAGATCCACACCATTTCAGCTGCAATGAAAAGAGATCTTCCGTGGCTTGCACAGGTATCCTTGAAAGAATGTTGACCATCCATGCTGGACGCAGATGTCTCTATAAGTATTTCGCCCACGCCGTCCCAATAATCCAGAACTCTCTTGTTCAGTCCCTTCACCCATCTCTTCTCTACCCTTttttataagatcttatcATACCAATCCCGTGACAATGAAAGCCCAAGGGTGCGCTTTTCTGGCCTTGTCGGCCTTGTTGGCCGGCAGTGTCACGGCACAGTTTAACCCCAGCCCACCACCTGGGTCTGGTAATAGTAGGCCTGGTGGTAGTCCCGGCGGCTTCAACCCTTCTCCACCACCTGCTCCTGGTACTGGCGGCAGCCCCGGAGGTTTCAATCCCTCTCCGCCACCTGCTCCTGGTACTGGCGGCAGCCCCGGAGGTTTCAATCCCTCCCCTCCACCTGCTCCTGGTTCTTCGCCGTCAGGGCCCGGGACGCCGCCCGCTGGCGGCTTTGGCTGCCCTAACCCCAGGGGCCAATTTAACCCTTCGCCTCAACCAACAACACAAATTTCATGCCCCAACAGTGAGCTCATTCGCGGTCCTCATATGCGCTTCGAGCAATCAATGCTAAAGGCTAGCAGGTGATGGGTCGATCTATGAAGCGGATGACGGTACATGGTATCATCTTCAGTGCTGTGTCGCGAGAGATCCAAATGCACTCTCATTAGGTGCTCCGGCAGCATCTAGTTATGATCAGTGTCTGCAAGAATGTTCCAAAGTGGACGCCTGCGTCGCGTACGTACATGGCCTAATTAATCCCTAGCTCTGTCTGATTGTTAGTTACCAGTGCCACATTCAATCCTATCGAAAACAAATGCCAGCTTTGGGATTTTGGCACTTATTCCGCGATCGGACAAGACTCACAGCTCTATGCTTGGGTTACTGATCCCCCTGTGCAAGTCACCCCCAAGATGTCTAGCCGGCTCTGCTCCACGACCTGTCCCGAGGCGGATGGACAGATCTATGTCAGTAAATATGGCGAAGTGCGTGCCCTCGGCAGTTGATACCAAGTTTATTTTCCCTGCTGACAATCAATCTAGACGTTCCGCATGGACTGTGAGAAACGCCATGGAACCCAGTATCTCGACAGACAATCCGTTGATTCCTTTGAAGAATGCATTGAAGCATGCGGGGCGGCGCCATCGTGCAGCAGCGTTGATTTCGACCAGAAGAGAAATACCTGCTATCTGAGCATCGATGGAGGATCTCCTACTCTCCAGGCTCGCACCTTCGCTAGCGCCCACTCTGTGGGTTGCGCTGGCGCATGTGACAGATGCAATGATAAATGCTCCACTCCCGCTAAGAAGCCCGAGGATCCAAGCAAGTGCACTAATGACAATGCTATAGTAGCAGCATCTGGATATGCATTTAGAGTTCACTGCAACCAGTGCCTTTACAGCACGTCCGGACCAGGGGTCCCGGAGGCAAAAAATCACCAGGAATGTATGGAGGCCTGTGTAAGGGATGAAAGGTGCGGCGGAGCCAACTGGAGGATTACGGAAGGTTGTGTTCTGAGATATAATCCGACATCGGGTTTACATGCAGACGGAGAGTGTACGGCAGCCTTCACTAAGTTTCAGGCCTCTCAAGCCTGAAGCGTAAGTAGGTATCATCCCTGGAAGACAGTTATGTTTAGGGTAGAGTGTAGTTTTCCTTACTTTAGCAAGACAAGTACCAAATATTAAGTTAATAGTTGATTTTTCATCTTGGGCGACTGATAGCCATTTTCACTTTTGCTGGTTAAGTTTTCTAGCAACTTGGTGCTTCATGAACTGTTGTCTTCTGTCATATGTCAGGACACCTCAGCGCGGACCTCATCAAATTAACTTACTTCTTGGCTCCGATCCCGTTTATCCGATGATAGAGTTTTCTCTTGCCAAGATGGACAGTGTGCCAGGAGTCTACTTCATAGAATGCCTGGATCATGTGGTTTTGCGGTTCCAAGAGCTTCTGTAGGGTTTTCAAAGTCGGTCTGGAGGCCTTGGGGACAAGTGCTAACCACTTATTGACCCCAAACACTGTGCAGCCATTGTGTTTCCACATTGACCTTGTAGACTTCACGTGTGCTGTGCTAACCTGTCCTATAAGTCCGTCTCTTCGGGGTGTCAGGTCAAAGTTTTGCAGTTGGTCAATGGTGTATGGAGTACTAAACTCTTGAACCTGCTTCGGCTTGACCATTGTTGACAACATGAACAATGGCGTAGACTTGTCATCATAACCTTTTAGGAGATAACTGGGTGTGTTCTCAAAATCACCAGTGGAGAAATTTATCTTAATACATTACAACAGGGACCTGCATGAGTTGGCTGAAAAAGTGAGGTCTGCATTCTGATCTTCATGATGTATCTAAGTACTCATCATTAATTAGCTTCGTATAGTTACCTTCAATAATCAGATGACAACCTGTCCTTCATGGTGACCATTAACGGTTTCTTGGCCCATAGAAAGTACACCTTCTGGTTCGTCCAGTCGGTTGTCTCGGGGGTTAGTTCCATGTCAAAATGATACAGCAGTTTGCATAGTATCATGCGCATCTCCGCGTATGCCATGCTGGAGGGCAGATCGATCGGGTTAGCATACAATAGAACCAAAAACAGAGTGCAGAGTACGGGGAGGGAGAATCAAACTTTTTGCCTATGCAATTCCTTGGGCCCAGGCTGAACGCCTGCATGGCGTCCCTCTTATCCGACTCAAATCTTGGATCACCCAACCAGCGCTCGGGGATGAAGTCATTCGGGCGAGAGAAGTTGGAAGATGAGTGATAGGATGCATAATGGTGGCATGCGACAATGGTCTGATTGATGCATTTGTTAGTTATCATTGAATATACAGGGAAAGGATGCTCTGACTTTTTCAGGAATAAAGTAGCCATCAACAGATGCGCCGCCGGGGGGCACCACGCGAGCCAGAAAGGCGGCAACGGGGGGATAGCAACGCATTGCCTCCTCGAGAACAGCACCCAAGTAAGGAAGAGTAGCTGCTTTGTCAAACGTGATGTCACTATCCGAGGTAAACGCCGAACGAATTTCATCAGACAGTTTTTGCATGGTCTCTGGTGATTTGCACAAGAAGTAGATGCAGCCGGCAAGTAGGGTAGCAGACGTTTCGCTTCCGGCAAGCATGAGACTATAATATTGTGAGCAAAGAAGCAGATAAATAAAACCTTTGTAAGGCTAGACAGACATAAATGAATTAGAATGAATCTCATCCCGTCTCAAGATCTTCTTTCCTTCATAGAACTGCTCTTGTTTTTCAACGAAGCCATTCTGTATAAATGCCGACATGAAGTCGCCCCTTGGTGAAACTCCACTTTCCAACCGACGATCTGCCTTTCCAGCGCTCAGATTGAAGTGGTCAAATTCTTGTTTCTTGAGGTACGCCGGGATGAGTTTGTCTAACCACGGCTGCAGTAACGGAAACTGTCCGGCGGCCCCCATGATTGCGAGGGCCTTCATGGAGTCGAAAATCATAGCAATCCAAGGGTGTAGCTTAGTGTCACGCAAGCAGTTGAAAGACTCCCCGAACATAAGATCGCCTGTTATATCAAAAGTGGTGTAGTTCAGCCAGTTTTTCATATCGACGGTTGGTCGTCCCGCATGCACTTCACCCCTGACTTTGGTAATCATAGTGTCCGTGAAGCCGCGAATCACATTCTCCTGCTCACGCAGTGCCCGATTTGAAAAGGCGTAGGACAACAGCTTCCTGTGTCGGGCATGGACGCCATCATCAATCGCAGAGACAAGGTGGTCTGCTCCGTTGATCGGGGTCATATAACGGCTACGATCC includes:
- a CDS encoding uncharacterized protein (EggNog:ENOG410PPHH~COG:E) gives rise to the protein MSGTLGNVQTFQATVPLSVQFESSTDSIRMTAVSISGQPVALNLQGLPLPPVIQTSFKADKGLPDGLELMSLIEVNESIVCPDHSQLEYYILHPEPQIVYIPNFVTPEEISHLIEVTKDSFTPASVYRNGVTDVDSGHRKSENAWPPRDEVLQCIEQRARRLQQLDSGLEVEPISVQRYHVDGFFTYHYDQFAAPPNRRNRRSTFNVFLEGDCTGGGTHFPRIPRPTDPNWCQYIDCESTEPGTIFKPIAGAAVFWLNTRDNGTGYDETLHAGMPVKSGRKIGMNIWFWKDFRKYFDSAKDVNTQ
- a CDS encoding uncharacterized protein (SECRETED:SignalP(1-20)), encoding MHIFTITSLLLAAFIGQSSAFLFSVKWKYDPGSGRCWTIPFLMWGQSDPRCPIPPPDPQQVAQQTCTNRQAGSIAVFKADGSHYGCFNPTCNGVPGPWVAGVCA
- a CDS encoding uncharacterized protein (SECRETED:SignalP(1-21)~EggNog:ENOG410PRDZ~COG:S) — its product is MKAQGCAFLALSALLAGSVTAQFNPSPPPGSGNSRPGGSPGGFNPSPPPAPGTGGSPGGFNPSPPPAPGSSPSGPGTPPAGGFGCPNPRGQFNPSPQPTTQISCPNSDGSIYEADDGTWYHLQCCVARDPNALSLGAPAASSYDQCLQECSKVDACVAATFNPIENKCQLWDFGTYSAIGQDSQLYAWVTDPPVQVTPKMSSRLCSTTCPEADGQIYVSKYGETFRMDCEKRHGTQYLDRQSVDSFEECIEACGAAPSCSSVDFDQKRNTCYLSIDGGSPTLQARTFASAHSVGCAGACDRCNDKCSTPAKKPEDPSKCTNDNAIVAASGYAFRVHCNQCLYSTSGPGVPEAKNHQECMEACVRDERCGGANWRITEGCVLRYNPTSGLHADGECTAAFTKFQASQA
- a CDS encoding uncharacterized protein (EggNog:ENOG410PI8J~COG:Q~TransMembrane:1 (n5-15c20/21o306-328i)), with amino-acid sequence MSMELLSSILLFLGLAAVLGVLKIGYNVIYNLWLSPLAQFPGPKLWAISAIPSQLSIVRGTIHFDITALHERYGPVVRIRPNELAFNTAQGFKDIYGFRPGGCFPKDRSRYMTPINGADHLVSAIDDGVHARHRKLLSYAFSNRALREQENVIRGFTDTMITKVRGEVHAGRPTVDMKNWLNYTTFDITGDLMFGESFNCLRDTKLHPWIAMIFDSMKALAIMGAAGQFPLLQPWLDKLIPAYLKKQEFDHFNLSAGKADRRLESGVSPRGDFMSAFIQNGFVEKQEQFYEGKKILRRDEIHSNSFILMLAGSETSATLLAGCIYFLCKSPETMQKLSDEIRSAFTSDSDITFDKAATLPYLGAVLEEAMRCYPPVAAFLARVVPPGGASVDGYFIPEKTIVACHHYASYHSSSNFSRPNDFIPERWLGDPRFESDKRDAMQAFSLGPRNCIGKNMAYAEMRMILCKLLYHFDMELTPETTDWTNQKVYFLWAKKPLMVTMKDRLSSDY